A portion of the Salminus brasiliensis chromosome 11, fSalBra1.hap2, whole genome shotgun sequence genome contains these proteins:
- the LOC140565449 gene encoding claudin-8-like, with translation MASGALEIAALCLALIGLIGAAASTGMPMWRVTAFIGENIIVMETRYEGLWMNCFRQANIRMQCKVYDSLLALTPDLQAARGLMCCSVALSAIGLLVAIMGLKCTACIRDNDRAKRMVLIAAGSMIILGCFCCLIPVSWTAHVIIQDFYNPLLLDAQRRELGEALYIGWVSAALLFVGGCIFTCCHSSLEDEEPKRKPYAYTRNVPYVAYQPQPMAFQPRPAAASYGYPSSEPSIIQTSRQQSFVQPSRQQSYIQPSRQQSFIQPSRQQSVRSAVAYL, from the coding sequence ATGGCAAGCGGGGCGCTGGAGATTGCGGCACTGTGCCTGGCGCTAATCGGCCTCATTGGGGCAGCAGCCAGCACAGGGATGCCAATGTGGCGCGTGACAGCCTTCATCGGCGAGAACATCATCGTCATGGAGACGCGCTACGAGGGCCTGTGGATGAACTGCTTCAGGCAGGCCAACATCCGGATGCAGTGCAAAGTGTACGACTCCCTGCTGGCCCTGACGCCGGACCTGCAGGCTGCCCGAGGCCTGATGTGCTGCTCGGTTGCCCTGTCTGCCATCGGCCTCCTCGTGGCCATCATGGGATTGAAATGTACCGCCTGTATCCGTGACAACGACCGGGCCAAGCGGATGGTGCTGATTGCGGCCGGCTCCATGATCATCTTGGGCTGCTTCTGCTGCCTCATCCCCGTCTCCTGGACGGCTCACGTGATCATCCAAGACTTCTACAACCCTCTGCTCCTGGACGCCCAGCGCCGGGAGCTGGGGGAAGCGCTCTACATCGGCTGGGTGTCTGCTGCCCTGCTCTTTGTGGGTGGATGTATATTCACCTGCTGCCACAGCTCCTTAGAGGACGAGGAACCCAAACGGAAGCCCTATGCTTATACCAGAAATGTGCCCTATGTTGCCTACCAGCCACAACCAATGGCCTTCCAGCCAAGACCGGCTGCTGCGAGTTACGGCTACCCCTCCAGCGAGCCCTCCATCATCCAGACGTCCAGACAGCAGTCCTTTGTCCAGCCCTCCAGACAGCAGTCCTACATCCAGCCCTCCAGACAGCAGTCCTTTATCCAGCCGTCAAGGCAGCAGTCTGTCCGCAGTGCTGTCGCTTACCTGTGA
- the LOC140565450 gene encoding claudin-8-like: protein MAAACELIALCLGVIGLVGAAATTGLPMWKVTAFIQENIIVMESRWEGLWMNCYRQANIRMQCKVYDSLLYLPPELQAARGLMCCAVALSFLGLLASFPGLDSTACLQDQPRLKSLILGVAGAMQVVAALCVIIPVSWTAHVIIQDFYNPLLLDAQRRELGEALYIGWVTGAFLFASGVIFLSCRSSSKSALAQLYQPVYTTNSSNVSHAYPFVPTPSSLNSLPQPPLVAGHNLYPQHSSSSTFSPVAVTTAGHQPVFYNPQLVAPNFPVVYSDNMVPNHQPQLSTRNLERLSIHRNSAHASLMSAPWPPGNSGKPYTAVQPTQHTPVLYGYGYSRNEPDSPVSQANSGVYI, encoded by the coding sequence ATGGCTGCTGCCTGTGAGCTCATCGCTCTGTGCCTGGGCGTCATCGGTCTGGTGGGCGCCGCAGCAACCACAGGTCTCCCCATGTGGAAGGTGACGGCCTTCATCCAGGAGAACATCATTGTCATGGAGTCGCGCTGGGAGGGCTTGTGGATGAACTGCTACCGGCAGGCCAACATCCGGATGCAGTGCAAAGTGTACGACTCCCTGCTGTACCTGCCTCCAGAGCTTCAGGCAGCCCGTGGCCTCATGTGCTGCGCCGTCGCTTTGAGTTTCCTGGGCCTGCTGGCATCCTTCCCAGGCCTGGACAGCACAGCCTGCCTTCAGGACCAACCTCGCCTCAAATCCCTCATCCTTGGGGTTGCTGGAGCAATGCAGGTCGTAGCCGCCCTCTGCGTCATCATCCCAGTCTCCTGGACAGCTCACGTCATCATACAGGACTTCTACAACCCACTGCTCCTGGACGCCCAGCGCAGGGAATTGGGCGAGGCGCTCTACATCGGCTGGGTCACGGGAGCTTTCCTCTTCGCCTCCGGCGTGATCTTCCTGTCCTGCCGATCTTCTTCGAAATCTGCCTTGGCCCAGCTGTACCAGCCCGTCTACACGACCAACAGCTCAAACGTATCCCATGCCTATCCCTTCGTGCCCACCCCGAGCTCGCTCAACTCCTTGCCCCAGCCGCCGCTCGTCGCAGGCCACAACCTTTACCCTCAGCACTCTTCATCTTCAACCTTCAGCCCTGTGGCGGTGACCACTGCAGGTCACCAGCCTGTGTTCTACAACCCCCAGCTTGTAGCTCCTAATTTTCCCGTGGTGTACAGTGACAACATGGTGCCTAACCACCAGCCCCAGCTGTCCACACGCAACTTGGAGAGACTTTCCATACACAGAAACTCTGCCCACGCCAGCCTAATGTCTGCACCCTGGCCTCCTGGGAACAGTGGTAAACCCTACACTGCTGTCCAGcccacccaacacacaccagTTCTCTATGGATATGGGTACTCCAGAAACGAGCCAGACAGCCCTGTGTCCCAGGCCAACTCCGGAGTGTACATTTGA